The Formosa sp. Hel1_33_131 genome window below encodes:
- the pgi gene encoding glucose-6-phosphate isomerase, with translation MALQSINPTETKTWAKLKVHFETIKDQHMKTWFAENPGRADEFTIQWDDFYVDFSKNRINSETMTLFKELAEELQLKDAISKYFEGDVINHTEGRAVLHTALRAPEDTNVLVDGENVMPEIYKAKTLIKNFSEAIINGTKKGYTNKAFTDIVNIGIGGSDLGPAMVVDSLAFYGNHLTPHFVSNVDGDHVNEVLKTLNPETTLFVIVSKTFTTQETLSNANTIREWFLNYATQDDVAKHFVAVSTNTAKVQAFGIEPSNIFPMWDWVGGRFSLWSAVGLSISLSVGYENFEALLEGAHKMDTHFKEEEFETNIPTVLAFLSIWYNNFFKAESEAVIPYTQYLNQFATYLQQAIMESNGKSIDRSGKQVDYQTGNLVWGEPGTNSQHAFFQLIHQGTKLIPADFIGFTKSLHGNKDHQDKLISNFFAQTEALLNGKTEAEVQTEGTSAEIVPFKVFEGNKPTNTIFIKQLTPESLGKLIAMYEHKIFVQGVVWNVFSYDQFGVELGKQLATKILDEINTGSVTNHDASTINLLRHYKKNS, from the coding sequence ATGGCATTACAATCAATAAATCCAACTGAAACAAAAACGTGGGCAAAATTAAAAGTTCACTTTGAAACAATCAAGGATCAGCACATGAAAACATGGTTTGCTGAAAACCCAGGCCGTGCAGATGAATTCACCATACAATGGGACGATTTTTATGTTGATTTTTCAAAAAACAGAATCAATTCTGAAACCATGACACTTTTTAAAGAATTGGCTGAGGAACTTCAACTAAAAGATGCCATTTCAAAATATTTTGAAGGCGATGTGATCAATCACACTGAAGGCAGAGCTGTACTTCATACCGCACTGAGAGCGCCTGAAGACACTAATGTTTTAGTCGATGGCGAAAATGTGATGCCAGAAATATATAAGGCAAAAACTTTAATAAAAAACTTTTCGGAGGCCATTATCAATGGTACTAAAAAAGGATACACAAATAAAGCATTTACCGATATTGTGAATATCGGAATAGGCGGTTCAGATTTAGGACCTGCTATGGTGGTGGATTCTTTGGCTTTTTACGGCAATCATCTCACACCTCATTTTGTGAGTAATGTGGATGGCGATCACGTCAACGAAGTCTTAAAAACACTCAATCCAGAAACCACGCTTTTTGTAATTGTCTCTAAAACATTCACCACTCAAGAAACACTATCAAATGCAAACACCATTAGAGAGTGGTTTTTAAACTATGCCACTCAAGACGATGTCGCCAAGCATTTTGTAGCAGTGTCCACCAATACTGCGAAGGTACAAGCCTTTGGCATTGAGCCTTCCAACATCTTTCCTATGTGGGATTGGGTAGGCGGTCGTTTTTCGCTTTGGAGTGCCGTCGGATTAAGCATTAGTTTGTCTGTTGGATATGAGAACTTTGAGGCACTTTTAGAAGGAGCCCATAAAATGGATACCCATTTTAAAGAAGAAGAATTTGAAACAAACATTCCAACCGTCTTGGCTTTTTTAAGCATTTGGTATAATAATTTTTTCAAAGCAGAAAGTGAAGCAGTCATCCCTTACACGCAATATTTGAATCAATTTGCCACTTACCTTCAGCAAGCCATTATGGAAAGTAATGGGAAAAGCATTGACCGATCTGGGAAGCAAGTGGACTACCAAACAGGGAATTTAGTTTGGGGAGAGCCTGGCACCAATTCGCAACATGCCTTTTTCCAATTAATCCACCAAGGAACAAAATTGATTCCTGCGGATTTTATTGGGTTTACAAAATCATTACACGGCAATAAAGACCACCAAGATAAACTGATTTCTAACTTTTTTGCACAAACAGAAGCACTGTTAAATGGTAAAACAGAAGCTGAGGTACAGACAGAAGGCACCTCCGCAGAAATTGTTCCTTTTAAAGTATTTGAAGGCAACAAACCAACCAATACCATTTTTATCAAACAACTCACTCCTGAAAGTTTAGGGAAATTAATTGCGATGTATGAACACAAAATATTTGTTCAAGGAGTGGTGTGGAATGTCTTTAGTTATGATCAATTTGGAGTCGAATTAGGTAAACAATTAGCGACCAAAATTTTAGATGAAATTAACACGGGTTCTGTAACGAACCACGACGCTTCTACTATCAATCTTTTAAGGCACTACAAGAAGAACAGCTAA
- a CDS encoding TonB-dependent receptor, which translates to MKKITQLLSFALMVCTLSVAAQSTVTGTIIDAGQQAPLPGATVVEKGTSNGVSSDFDGNFTINSSSSTGEVVISYVGFVSKTISFTGNMDLGSVSLEASEFGLEEVQIFASVAVDRKTPVAVSTIRAAEIELKLGTQEFPEILKSTPGVYATKAGGGYGDGRINLRGFNSENVAVLINGIPVNDMENGRVYWSNWAGLGDVTSSMQVQRGLGASRVAVPSIGGTINIITKTTDVETGGNVFSSIANDGYEKLGATYSTGVMDNGLAATVSAARTRGNGYVDGTEFNGVSYFLNLSKEINDAHKISFSVFGAKQRHGQRQNRQLIETFKNSERGRKFNSDWGYKNGEVTHQEDNFYNKPQMSLNHYWTISEKSSLSTVLYASFGSGGGGGTAGENKFIFDGSGYSDYRNGLYGTIDFDQIVDENIARGALGSETVLRASHNDHNWFGALSTFKTDFSDDLVLLTGLDVRSYTGKHYQTVTDLLGGQYFLDNNNENNPNAALQVGDKRSYYNDGNVGWLGAFAQLEYDVNENFNTFVSLALSNTSYQRVDYFNYLDSDALQTTDTYNFVGYSAKGGANYRIDAKNNVFVNIGYFEKAAGFDAVFLNFNNETINADAENQKITSFELGYGYRSGKLSANVNVYYTAWRDRTETQSFRQPDNTNAVANILGVDAVHQGLELDFVYRATEKLKITGMASFGDWRWDSDVENVQIVNEDQEVVDNVNLFIKDLHVADAAQTTMALGINYKLTPKTKFIVDYNYYANIYADFDPSDRGTQGAPDAWKMPDYGLFDTVISHTFDLGPFETTMTARMNNAFDTEYISDARDGSGSVSSTALVYYGYGRTFSLGAKLNF; encoded by the coding sequence ATGAAAAAGATTACACAATTATTATCTTTCGCCTTGATGGTGTGTACGTTATCAGTTGCTGCTCAAAGCACTGTGACAGGTACAATCATTGACGCTGGACAACAAGCGCCTTTACCAGGAGCTACTGTTGTAGAGAAAGGAACGTCAAATGGCGTATCTTCTGATTTCGATGGAAACTTTACGATTAACTCTTCAAGCTCAACTGGTGAGGTCGTAATTTCCTATGTTGGCTTTGTGTCTAAAACAATTTCTTTTACTGGGAATATGGACCTCGGATCCGTTTCACTAGAAGCAAGTGAATTCGGTTTAGAAGAAGTTCAAATTTTTGCTTCTGTTGCAGTGGACAGAAAAACACCCGTAGCAGTTTCAACAATCAGAGCGGCTGAAATTGAACTTAAATTAGGAACACAAGAATTTCCTGAAATTTTAAAATCAACTCCAGGTGTCTATGCGACAAAAGCTGGAGGTGGATATGGTGATGGTAGAATTAACCTTAGAGGGTTTAACTCAGAAAATGTTGCCGTACTTATAAATGGTATTCCAGTCAATGACATGGAAAATGGTCGTGTATACTGGAGTAACTGGGCTGGACTCGGAGATGTTACTTCTTCTATGCAGGTTCAAAGAGGTCTTGGAGCTTCTCGAGTAGCAGTACCTTCTATTGGAGGAACCATTAATATTATCACTAAAACAACGGATGTTGAAACTGGGGGTAATGTGTTTTCGTCAATTGCAAATGATGGATATGAAAAACTAGGTGCAACTTACTCTACAGGGGTTATGGATAATGGTCTTGCCGCTACAGTTTCTGCAGCGAGAACAAGAGGAAATGGCTATGTTGATGGTACGGAATTTAATGGTGTATCTTATTTCTTAAACTTATCTAAAGAAATCAATGACGCTCATAAAATATCATTCTCAGTGTTTGGAGCTAAACAACGTCATGGACAAAGACAAAACAGACAGTTAATTGAAACGTTCAAAAACTCAGAAAGAGGCAGAAAATTCAATTCAGATTGGGGTTACAAAAATGGAGAAGTTACTCATCAAGAGGATAACTTCTACAACAAACCACAAATGTCATTAAATCACTACTGGACAATTAGTGAAAAGTCTAGTTTATCTACTGTATTGTATGCTTCTTTTGGCTCTGGTGGCGGAGGAGGAACTGCAGGTGAGAATAAATTTATTTTTGACGGTTCAGGTTACAGTGATTACAGAAATGGTTTATATGGAACTATAGATTTCGATCAAATTGTTGACGAAAACATCGCAAGAGGAGCACTCGGATCAGAAACAGTTTTGAGAGCATCTCACAACGACCACAATTGGTTTGGAGCGTTATCGACTTTCAAAACAGATTTTTCAGACGATCTTGTTTTGTTAACTGGATTAGATGTTAGAAGCTACACAGGTAAGCACTATCAAACAGTTACAGATCTTTTAGGAGGACAGTACTTCCTAGATAACAATAACGAAAACAATCCTAATGCAGCATTGCAAGTAGGAGATAAAAGAAGTTATTATAATGACGGTAATGTAGGTTGGTTAGGAGCATTTGCTCAGTTAGAGTATGATGTGAATGAAAACTTCAACACATTTGTTTCTTTAGCATTATCAAATACATCGTACCAAAGAGTTGATTATTTCAATTACTTAGATTCTGATGCATTACAAACTACAGATACTTACAATTTCGTAGGCTACAGTGCTAAAGGGGGTGCTAACTACAGAATTGATGCTAAAAACAATGTTTTTGTAAACATTGGATACTTTGAAAAAGCTGCAGGTTTTGATGCAGTATTCTTGAACTTCAATAATGAGACGATTAATGCAGATGCAGAAAATCAAAAAATTACTAGTTTTGAATTAGGGTACGGATACAGATCAGGTAAGTTGTCTGCGAATGTAAATGTATACTATACTGCATGGAGAGACAGAACAGAAACTCAAAGTTTCAGACAGCCAGACAATACGAATGCTGTTGCTAATATTTTAGGTGTGGATGCTGTTCACCAAGGACTTGAATTAGATTTTGTTTACAGAGCTACAGAAAAATTAAAAATCACAGGAATGGCTTCATTTGGTGATTGGAGATGGGATAGCGATGTAGAAAATGTTCAAATTGTAAATGAAGATCAAGAAGTTGTTGACAATGTAAACTTATTTATAAAAGATTTACATGTTGCTGATGCAGCTCAAACAACAATGGCTTTAGGAATTAATTATAAATTAACTCCAAAAACAAAGTTTATTGTTGATTACAATTACTATGCTAATATTTATGCTGATTTTGATCCAAGTGATAGAGGAACTCAAGGAGCTCCAGACGCATGGAAAATGCCTGATTACGGCTTGTTTGACACAGTAATCAGTCATACTTTCGACTTAGGACCTTTTGAAACGACTATGACGGCTCGCATGAACAATGCGTTTGACACGGAATATATTTCAGATGCTAGAGATGGATCTGGATCTGTATCTAGCACTGCTTTGGTGTATTATGGTTACGGAAGAACATTCAGCCTTGGCGCAAAACTTAATTTCTAA